The genomic window CTCGGCAAATCCGGAGGCCAACTGTTCCACCAATGTGTTCAATTCGCCTTCAACCATGCGCTCGTCGCTACCGACGCGGCCGAAGTCGATGAATTGACCGATGATGGCATCGATCTGGTCGATATATTGGCCCACGGGTAGTTCGCTGGCGTGCTTGTCCAACGCCAAGGTGAGCCGCAATTTGGCCAGTGGCGAGCGGATGTCGTGCGAAATGCCTGCGAGCATGACGGTTCGGCTCGACTCCATTTCTTCCAGGTTATCCAGCATGGCATTGAACTGTTTCGCGACGATCGCCAGTTCGCTTGCATCGTAGGTTGGTAAACGTGCGTGCCTCCCGCCTGAACCGACGTTCTGCGCGGCACCGGCGATGTCGCGCAATGGGCGATTGATGCGCCGCTGGATCAACAGGGCACCAAGCGCAGCCGACAGTGCGAGGCTTAACCACAGGACCAGCGCCGAAGTAAGCCAACGATAAGGAACCAAAGCGTTGACGGGAAACTTTATCCAGTAACGCTCGCCACTGATGTTCAGGTGCACCCAGATACTCAAGCGCGGAACGCTTGTCAGGCGTAAGGTGATGCCTTTGGCCAGGTTCCGTCGCACTTCATGAATGAACAAATCTGCCAGTGGTGTGCGGTATGCGAAATTGTCGGGTGGTGGTTCAGTGAGCTGAGCGCTAAGCGCCCCGACTTGGTTCAAACGGGCCACATAGGCGTCGCGATCCGTCGCTGGTACCTGCGATAGCGCCGCATCGAGCATGTTCACCTGGGTGGCGACCAACTGCGCGACCTCCATGACACGTGGGCGTTGGAGCAATACGTAAAGAACAATCGTGGACATCTGCGCGATCGCAATTAGCCCCAGTAGCAGGAGTAGATTGCGGCCAAACAGCGAGCGCGGCCACAGACGCAGCTTAAGCATAGCCGCCGTCCGGCGTGAACATGTAACCGACACCCCACACCGTGCGGATATAACAGGGCGCCGCCGGATCGTCTTCGATCTTGCGACGCAGGCGCGAGATCTGCACATCCAGCGCACGGTCCATCGCCTCGTGATCTTTTCCCTTTACCTTGTCCTGCAGGTGATCGCGGCTCATCGGCCGGCGCGGATTGGCCGCAAAGACGCGCAGCAATTGGAATTCCATGTTGGTAAGCGGAATGGATGCGCCATCACGCTGCAGCTCCATGCGCGAAATGTTGAGCGTAAACGGTCCGAATTCGGTGACTTCGTCGTTACCCCATACCTGTGTGCTGTGCAGCATGTGTTGGCGTCGGCGCATGGCCTTCAACCGCGCGACCAGTTCTCGCGGATCAGACGTTTTCGGCAGGTAATCGTCCGCGCCCATTTCCAGACCGATAATGCGATCGATGGAATCGCCGCGTGCTGTCAGCATGAGAATGGGAATGGTCTGGCCATTCGCGCGCAACCGACGGCAGATCGAAAGCCCGTCTTCGCCCGGCATCATCAAGTCCAGCACGAGCGCATCGAACGGTTCGCGCTGCAAGAGACGATCAAGCTGCTCAGCGCTGTCGATGGCCTGAACCTCGAAGCCGTTATCGGACAGATAGCGGCGCAGCATGTTACGTATTTCGGCATCGTCGTCGAGCACGATGATGCGCGGAGAGCGCTCGTTCACGGACAGTCTCCTCGTCAGTGGTACGGCGTTACGGCACAGGCATTATGCCACCCGCCTGCTACGGCGCAGGCGGTGGCAGTCGGATGTGAATCTCATTGTCACGCCGGGCGGCGTCCTCATCGCCCCGCCACTACGAAACCCGCAAGAAG from Dyella caseinilytica includes these protein-coding regions:
- a CDS encoding ATP-binding protein, whose product is MLKLRLWPRSLFGRNLLLLLGLIAIAQMSTIVLYVLLQRPRVMEVAQLVATQVNMLDAALSQVPATDRDAYVARLNQVGALSAQLTEPPPDNFAYRTPLADLFIHEVRRNLAKGITLRLTSVPRLSIWVHLNISGERYWIKFPVNALVPYRWLTSALVLWLSLALSAALGALLIQRRINRPLRDIAGAAQNVGSGGRHARLPTYDASELAIVAKQFNAMLDNLEEMESSRTVMLAGISHDIRSPLAKLRLTLALDKHASELPVGQYIDQIDAIIGQFIDFGRVGSDERMVEGELNTLVEQLASGFAERGHAFALSLEPLPIWPFRPIAMMRLVQNLMENAVKYAGAGLEVHTYMEHDSMVLAVLDAGPGLAEGDEARLLQPFTRGDVGRSNTSGSGLGLAIVDRVARLHGGYLQLIRRQPRGMEARVTFSLVPSPSDMAPAAL
- a CDS encoding response regulator; its protein translation is MNERSPRIIVLDDDAEIRNMLRRYLSDNGFEVQAIDSAEQLDRLLQREPFDALVLDLMMPGEDGLSICRRLRANGQTIPILMLTARGDSIDRIIGLEMGADDYLPKTSDPRELVARLKAMRRRQHMLHSTQVWGNDEVTEFGPFTLNISRMELQRDGASIPLTNMEFQLLRVFAANPRRPMSRDHLQDKVKGKDHEAMDRALDVQISRLRRKIEDDPAAPCYIRTVWGVGYMFTPDGGYA